In Salvelinus sp. IW2-2015 unplaced genomic scaffold, ASM291031v2 Un_scaffold2134, whole genome shotgun sequence, one DNA window encodes the following:
- the LOC112073057 gene encoding SUMO-specific isopeptidase USPL1-like, whose amino-acid sequence MSPHTHTHVTKCVSVFKGRNTNDEIYFSFRCEKTLTTFTKVVTDWHPLNAANXSRCSKCNKSKQARMLVLERLSPVFVLHFAEGLPDNDLSVYSFSFQQQRYSITTVLQYDQTLNHLVSWIRRPDGSWLEFDDRKHPDCVSHTQLPVPPREIHVVFWELETDSHNPQTPCASHPENLTSTSLMEKELKQPHLAKLFVVNQSLERSQTVSDDANADMDATITXDYIDNDMDTTLTNNVDSPIVIGSTSVFADVSLQSWSHDLSLPRPLDDTAAVEALTVSDDTDNDITDTAGDPSIGSAALLDTFEGLSHDDIVTLTLATETPPLCPEIPTESETPSERTTKDLVERPTSPDTATPSTRVPSLSPAPPQNPIPRATPGPSPAHPNTSSSCRTHLVPSPPPQPNTSSSLQNTPGLPPPPQPIPPALCRTHAGPLPRAPQPHPKTVPAPPIPSQTHLRPSPPPHPQYLQLSARNTPAPLPTPNPNTSSSLQNTPGPSPPPHPKTHWSYHLSQRQPSQLNHSTPNRFQQLSQSRQTPNPDGRLKKPPPLPKTRLSKEDNEALPVKAAEMYGGFQARSRNVNTNINNVSSKTSPPTQHLFQRIDPQNGVWKTPSQPGDFASRKPPIDNTTATYPIMTSLPPPPGVTELHKISSSRNQGPGGQVWKDPAGLSETETLRYKLLKKLKAKKKKLEKLNQMLGYQGAAGGQEVTRRPDCADLRSPSTVSSSTSAYDSPAYDEFFADLLSPATTASNLSPDSTGFLDMLTTNGQEAGGTLXCGGNAIGGASQVVTPATLQPANHGVVMPLPGLDGPIMTSGDNFLEEFISGSANQQMETEALSAFDLFF is encoded by the exons atgagtccacacacacacacacacgtcactaaGTGTGTGTCAGTATTCAAAGGAAGAAACACAAAcgatgaaatatatttttctttcagATGTGAGAAGACCCTCACCACTTTCACCAAGGTGGTTACTGATTGGCACCCTCTCAATGCTGCCAACCMATCACGTTGCAGCAAGTGTAATAAGTCGAAGCAAGCCAGGATGTTGGTGCTGGAGAG gctgtctcctgtgtttgtgctGCACTTTGCGGAAGGTCTCCCTGACAACGACCTCAGTGTGTACTCCTTCAGCTTCCAGCAGCAGAGATACTCCATCACCACAGTCCTACAGTACGACCAGACACTCAACCATTTAGTCAGCTGGATACGCAGACCTGACG GATCATGGTTAGAGTTTGACGACCGGAAGCATCCGGACTGTGTCTCGCACACCCAGCTGCCGGTCCCCCCTAGAGAGATYCACGTTGTCTTCTGGGAGTTGGAGACGGACTCCCACAACCCACAGACACCCTGCGCTTCTCATCCCGAAAACCTGACGAGCACTTCCTTGATGGAGAAAGAACTGAAGCAACCTCACCTAGCCAAGCTCTTTGTCGTTAATCAATCTCTAGAACGTTCTCAGACGGTGTCTGATGATGCGAACGCTGACATGGACGCCACCATAACTGMCGACTATATAGATAACGATATGGACACAACATTAACGAATAACGTAGACTCTCCCATCGTCATCGGTTCCACCTCCGTGTTCGCTGATGTATCGCTCCAGTCCTGGTCTCACGACCTCTCTCTGCCCCGCCCTCTCGATGACACGGCCGCTGTCGAGGCGCTGACGGTGTCTGACGATACCGACAACGACATCACGGACACAGCCGGTGACCCGTCCATCGGTTCTGCCGCGCTGCTCGACACCTTCGAAGGCCTCTCCCACGATGACATCGTCACCCTGACGCTCGC GACCGAGACCCCCCCACTCTGCCCAGAAATACCCACTGAATCTGAAACGCCCTCCGAACGGACGACGAAAGACCTCGTCGAAAGGCCAACGTCCCCCGATACGGCCA CACCCAGCACCAgagttccctccctctcccccgccCCACCCCAAAACCCCATACCCAGAGCCACACCTGGTCCTTCCCCCGCCCACCCCAATACCTCCAGCTCCTGCAGAACACACCTGGTCCCCTCTCCCCCGCCCCAGCCCAATACCTCCAGCTCTCTGCAGAACACACCTGGTCTCCCTCCCCCGCCCCAGCCAATACCTCCAGCTCTCTGCAGAACACACGCTGGCCCTCTCCCCCGCGCCCCCCAACCCCATCCCAAGACAGTCCCCGCCCCCCCAATACCCAGTCAGACACACCTGCGTCCCTCTCCCCCGCCCCACCCCCAATACCTCCAGCTCTCTGCCAggaacacacctgctcccctccCCACGCCCAACCCCAATACCTCCAGCTCTCTGCAGAACACACCTGGTCCCTCTCCCCCGCCCCACCCCAAAACCCACTGGTCGTACCATCTCAGCCAGAGACAACCCAGTCAATTGAACCATTCAACACCCAACCGGTTCCAGCAGCTTTCACAGAGCCGGCAGACCCCCAACCCAGACGGCAGGCTGAAGAAGCCTCCGCCTCTCCCCAAAACCAGACTCAGTAAGGAGGACAACGAGGCCCTGCCGGTGAAGGCTGCCGAGATGTACGGGGGGTTCCAGGCCAGGAGCAGGAACGTRAATACAAACATAAACAATGTCTCTTCCAAGACTTCACCTCCAACTCAGCACCTCTTTCAAAGAATTGACCCTCAAAATGGCGTCTGGAAGACACCAAGTCAGCCGGGCGACTTCGCCTCGCGAAAACCCCCTATCGACAACACTACAGCCACGTATCCTATCATGAcctcacttcctcctcctccgggTGTCACGGAGCTCCATAAAATCTCTTCCTCCAGGAATCAAGGCCCCGGTGGCCAGGTCTGGAAGGATCCGGCCGGCCTCAGTGAGACAGAAACYCTCAGGTACAAGCTGCTGAAGAAGCTRAAAGCCAAGAAGAAGAAACTGGAGAAGCTGAATCAGATGTTGGGTTACCAGGGGGCTGCAGGAGGACARGAAGTGACCCGCAGACCAGACTGCGCCGACCTTCGCTCCCCCTCTACTGTTAGCTCCAGTACCTCCGCCTACGACAGCCCTGCTTACGATGAGTTCTTCGCCGACCTTCTGTCGCCCGCGACGACCGCCAGCAACCTATCACCGGACAGCACRGGCTTCCTGGATATGCTCACCACCAATGGGCAAGAAGCGGGAGGGACCCTGSCGTGTGGGGGGAATGCGATTGGTGGAGCCTCACAGGTGGTGACCCCTGCGACCTTACAACCGGCCAATCACGGTGTAGTAATGCCACTGCCTGGTCTAGATGGGCCAATCATGACTTCCGGTGATAACTTCCTGGAGGAGTTCATATCGGGGTCGGCCAATCAGCAGATGGAGACAGAAGCCCTCAGTGCTTTCGACCTGTTCTTTTAG